A region of Spartinivicinus poritis DNA encodes the following proteins:
- the rlmE gene encoding 23S rRNA (uridine(2552)-2'-O)-methyltransferase RlmE → MGRSKSSNRWLQEHFSDQFVKQSQKDGYRSRASYKLLEIQQKDHLIKPGMTVVDLGAAPGGWTQVAAELVGGKGKVVASDILPMDPVADVSFVQGDFTEDVVLEEILAAIGADRVDLVISDMAPNMSGMKAVDQPKAMYLAELALDLSLQVLKPKGCFLTKVFQGEGFDQYFKAMREAFASVVTRKPLASRSRSREVYLLGKGFKG, encoded by the coding sequence ATGGGGCGGTCAAAAAGCAGTAATCGTTGGCTACAAGAGCATTTTTCTGATCAGTTTGTAAAACAATCACAAAAAGATGGTTACCGCTCCCGAGCCAGTTATAAATTGCTGGAAATTCAGCAAAAGGATCACTTAATCAAACCTGGTATGACTGTGGTTGATTTAGGGGCAGCCCCTGGGGGGTGGACTCAAGTGGCTGCAGAGTTGGTTGGCGGTAAAGGCAAAGTAGTTGCATCTGATATTTTGCCAATGGACCCAGTTGCTGATGTCAGTTTTGTTCAAGGTGACTTTACTGAGGATGTAGTTTTAGAGGAAATTCTGGCTGCAATTGGTGCTGATAGAGTAGACCTTGTAATTTCTGATATGGCCCCCAATATGAGTGGTATGAAGGCCGTTGATCAGCCTAAAGCTATGTATCTGGCTGAACTAGCACTGGACTTGTCATTGCAAGTGCTGAAACCGAAGGGGTGTTTTTTAACAAAAGTATTCCAAGGTGAAGGATTTGATCAATATTTTAAGGCGATGCGAGAGGCTTTTGCTTCAGTGGTAACTCGAAAACCATTGGCATCAAGATCGCGTTCACGTGAAGTTTATCTGCTTGGAAAGGGGTTTAAAGGTTAA
- the tpiA gene encoding triose-phosphate isomerase: MRTPIVIANWKMNGSLAANANLISQLKQQLVGRRVATVVICPPAPYLTQVEQLIESSNIQLGAQNASEYSAGAYTGEVSLKMLQEFGVQYVIIGHSERRVIFKETDQQVAEKCKSVVASGLIPVICIGESLEERQQGNAQAVIKKQLQALSLGDLSGPFIIAYEPIWAIGTGETATPEQAQEMHEFIRTQLRELIAEQADSIKVLYGGSVKSDNAGQLFAMPDIDGGLVGGASLQAEEFFAICRAAGN; encoded by the coding sequence ATGCGAACACCAATTGTAATTGCTAATTGGAAGATGAATGGCAGCCTAGCTGCTAATGCTAACTTGATTAGTCAGCTGAAACAGCAGCTAGTTGGGCGGCGCGTGGCAACTGTTGTGATTTGTCCGCCTGCCCCTTATTTAACGCAAGTTGAGCAACTAATTGAAAGTAGCAATATTCAGTTGGGTGCGCAAAATGCTTCAGAGTATTCAGCAGGTGCCTACACTGGTGAAGTTTCACTTAAAATGTTGCAGGAGTTTGGAGTGCAATATGTCATCATTGGGCACTCTGAACGAAGGGTAATATTTAAAGAGACAGACCAGCAAGTAGCTGAAAAGTGTAAGTCAGTTGTAGCCAGCGGGTTAATACCAGTTATCTGTATTGGTGAGTCACTGGAAGAGCGGCAGCAAGGTAACGCTCAAGCTGTGATAAAAAAACAACTGCAAGCATTGAGTTTGGGGGATTTAAGTGGCCCCTTCATTATTGCCTATGAGCCAATCTGGGCAATAGGGACTGGAGAAACAGCAACACCAGAGCAAGCTCAAGAAATGCACGAGTTTATTCGAACCCAGCTTAGAGAGCTAATTGCTGAGCAGGCTGATAGTATCAAAGTGTTGTATGGTGGCAGTGTGAAGTCAGATAATGCTGGGCAGCTTTTTGCGATGCCTGACATTGATGGTGGTTTAGTTGGTGGTGCCTCATTGCAGGCTGAAGAGTTTTTTGCGATTTGTCGAGCTGCAGGTAATTAA
- the infB gene encoding translation initiation factor IF-2: MAEVTVEQLALVVGAPVERLLKQMSEAGLPQTSPEQVVSDKEKQALLAYLKQSHGGSSAEPKKITIKRKTVSQLKVSGQGKSKTVNVEVRKKRTYVKRNLVAEIEAEKKRLTEEAEQAKVVEEKRQQEKKAKAEAEASKKKDGGRQQESGRQQDAKSSRPKREKRSDSAPAAAPTATPADIEAQADAGRGKGKGKKGSGQDKVSAPAGKRKGRGRFERGGDSFDDDVEDIGRRKPAGRRDSKGKAKKPKLVASKPNVHGFAMPTQPVIHEVNLPETITVAELAQKMSVKAAEVIKVMFKMGSMVTINQVVDQDTAAVVVEEMGHKVKLVKADAIEDSLEEELKQTIGEEANRAPVVTVMGHVDHGKTSLLDYIRKSRVQSGEAGGITQHIGAYHVKSGDNFITFLDTPGHAAFTAMRARGAKATDVVILVVAADDGVMPQTEEAIQHAKAAEVPIVVAINKMDKPDADPDRVKNELAARDVIPEDWGGDTQMIPVSAHTGDGISELLEGVLLQSELLELKAAPDSPGRGVVVESRLDKGRGPVATVLVQNGTLRQGDNVLVGQQYGRVRAMLNEVGVQVKEAGPSIPVEILGLDGTPDAGDELLVVKDEKKAREIALFRQGKFREVKLARQQAAKLESMFASMGSDEKKALNIVLKADVRGSLEALTSALTDLGNEEVEVKVVSSGVGGITETDANLALASSAVIFGFNVRADATARKIVETEELDMRYYSVIYDIIDDVKKALTGMLKAEFREQIVGVAEVRDIFRSPKFGLIAGCMVVEGTVFRNERIRVLRDNIVIYEGELESLRRYKDDVNEVRNGMECGIGVKNYTDVKEGDKIEVYKSIEVERSL; encoded by the coding sequence ATGGCAGAAGTGACAGTAGAACAACTAGCCTTAGTAGTCGGCGCTCCAGTTGAGCGTTTATTAAAGCAAATGAGTGAGGCTGGATTACCACAAACCAGTCCAGAGCAAGTTGTATCAGATAAAGAAAAGCAAGCTTTATTAGCTTATTTAAAGCAAAGTCATGGTGGTTCTTCCGCAGAGCCGAAAAAAATCACCATCAAGCGTAAAACAGTAAGCCAACTAAAGGTTTCTGGTCAGGGTAAAAGTAAAACAGTTAATGTAGAAGTCCGTAAAAAACGGACCTATGTAAAGCGGAATCTTGTTGCTGAAATTGAGGCAGAAAAAAAGCGTCTTACTGAAGAGGCTGAGCAAGCCAAGGTAGTCGAAGAAAAGCGTCAGCAAGAGAAAAAAGCGAAAGCAGAAGCTGAAGCTAGTAAGAAAAAAGACGGGGGCCGTCAGCAAGAAAGTGGTCGTCAACAAGATGCTAAGTCATCAAGGCCTAAGCGGGAAAAACGCTCTGATTCAGCTCCAGCGGCTGCACCTACAGCAACCCCAGCAGATATAGAAGCCCAGGCTGACGCAGGCCGTGGCAAAGGTAAGGGTAAAAAAGGCAGTGGCCAAGACAAAGTATCTGCACCTGCAGGCAAACGTAAAGGACGTGGCCGTTTTGAGCGGGGAGGAGATAGCTTTGACGATGATGTAGAAGATATAGGACGTAGAAAGCCAGCTGGTCGTCGAGATTCAAAAGGTAAGGCTAAAAAGCCAAAACTGGTTGCCTCAAAGCCAAATGTTCATGGCTTTGCTATGCCAACTCAGCCAGTTATTCATGAAGTTAACTTACCAGAAACGATTACTGTTGCAGAGCTGGCGCAGAAAATGTCCGTGAAGGCAGCAGAAGTAATCAAAGTCATGTTCAAAATGGGCTCAATGGTTACTATTAACCAGGTAGTCGATCAGGATACAGCTGCAGTGGTGGTAGAAGAAATGGGCCACAAAGTGAAACTGGTTAAAGCTGATGCGATTGAGGACAGCCTGGAAGAAGAGCTTAAACAGACTATTGGTGAAGAAGCTAATCGTGCACCAGTAGTTACTGTTATGGGGCACGTCGACCATGGTAAAACCTCGCTGCTTGACTACATTCGTAAGAGCCGGGTTCAGTCAGGTGAAGCAGGTGGTATTACCCAGCACATTGGTGCCTATCATGTGAAGTCAGGTGATAATTTCATTACCTTCCTTGATACCCCAGGTCACGCAGCATTTACAGCGATGCGGGCGCGTGGTGCCAAAGCAACTGATGTTGTTATTTTGGTTGTAGCTGCAGATGACGGTGTGATGCCACAGACAGAGGAAGCCATTCAACACGCGAAAGCGGCAGAAGTGCCAATCGTTGTAGCGATCAACAAAATGGATAAGCCTGATGCTGATCCAGATCGTGTTAAAAATGAGCTTGCGGCGAGAGATGTCATTCCTGAAGACTGGGGTGGTGATACCCAAATGATCCCTGTATCTGCTCATACTGGTGATGGTATTAGTGAGCTATTAGAGGGCGTGCTGCTGCAGTCTGAGTTACTTGAGTTAAAAGCAGCACCTGACTCACCTGGACGTGGTGTAGTTGTTGAGTCTCGTTTGGATAAAGGACGTGGGCCGGTTGCAACTGTACTGGTTCAGAATGGTACTTTGCGCCAAGGTGATAACGTACTGGTAGGCCAGCAGTATGGTCGTGTACGCGCCATGCTAAACGAGGTTGGTGTTCAGGTAAAAGAAGCAGGTCCATCTATTCCAGTCGAAATTTTAGGCCTTGATGGTACTCCAGATGCGGGTGATGAGCTGCTTGTTGTTAAAGATGAGAAAAAAGCGCGTGAAATTGCTTTATTTAGACAAGGTAAGTTCCGTGAAGTGAAGCTGGCTCGTCAACAAGCCGCTAAGCTGGAAAGTATGTTTGCCAGCATGGGTAGTGATGAGAAGAAAGCACTTAATATTGTCCTTAAAGCAGATGTACGAGGTTCGCTGGAAGCGTTAACGTCTGCACTGACTGATTTAGGTAATGAAGAAGTTGAAGTAAAAGTCGTTTCAAGTGGTGTAGGCGGAATCACTGAAACTGATGCCAACTTAGCGCTTGCTTCTAGTGCCGTTATTTTTGGATTTAACGTTCGTGCCGATGCAACTGCAAGAAAAATTGTAGAAACTGAAGAGCTTGATATGCGCTACTACAGTGTTATCTATGACATCATTGATGATGTTAAGAAAGCACTGACAGGTATGCTAAAAGCTGAATTTAGAGAGCAAATTGTTGGTGTAGCAGAAGTAAGAGATATCTTCAGATCACCTAAGTTTGGCTTGATTGCAGGTTGTATGGTGGTTGAAGGTACTGTTTTCCGTAATGAGCGTATCAGGGTATTGCGGGATAACATCGTTATTTATGAAGGAGAGCTTGAATCGCTGCGCCGTTATAAAGATGACGTTAATGAAGTGCGTAATGGTATGGAGTGTGGTATCGGCGTTAAGAACTACACCGATGTTAAAGAAGGCGACAAGATAGAGGTTTATAAGTCTATCGAAGTGGAGCGTTCCTTATAA
- the ftsH gene encoding ATP-dependent zinc metalloprotease FtsH produces the protein MAKNLVLWLIIALVLLTVFKNFGNMQSSTKELTYTQFVNLVENKQVSKVVIDGFTVTGILNGSERFETNLPPTIQDNKLMDDLLSNQVEVVAKPLEKQSIWTQLLVASFPILVIIAVFMFFMRQMQGGSGGRGGPMSFGKSKARLLGEDQIKTTFADVAGVDEAKDDVQELVEFLRDPGKFKRLGGRIPRGVLMVGSPGTGKTLLAKAIAGEAKVPFFTISGSDFVEMFVGVGASRVRDMFDQAKKQSPCIIFIDEIDAVGRHRGAGLGGGHDEREQTLNQLLVEMDGFEGNEGVIVIAATNRPDVLDPALLRPGRFDRQVVVPLPDIRGREQILKVHMRKVPLADDVNPSIIARGTPGFSGADLANLVNEAALFAARANSRIVSMKEFELAKDKIMMGAERKSMVMSEKEKLNTAYHEAGHAIVGRLVPEHDPVYKVTIIPRGRALGVTMFLPEEDRYSQSKQALTSQICSLFGGRIAEEITLGANGVTTGASNDIQRATQIARNMVAKWGLSEKLGPLMYDEDEGEVFLGRSQGGSRLNVSPQTASIIDEEVRSLIDECYATAEKILKENRDKLDLMAEALMQYETIDTQQIDDIMAGKKPRPPAGWHDGDSSGGGAVTDLDKKPEDKGTKAPDPSIGGPAGEH, from the coding sequence ATGGCAAAGAATTTAGTTTTATGGCTAATAATCGCGTTGGTATTGCTGACAGTATTTAAAAACTTCGGCAACATGCAGTCATCAACCAAAGAGCTGACCTACACACAGTTTGTCAACTTGGTGGAAAATAAACAGGTTAGTAAAGTCGTTATTGATGGTTTTACGGTAACGGGCATACTAAATGGCAGTGAGCGTTTTGAGACTAACCTTCCTCCCACTATTCAAGATAACAAATTAATGGATGACTTGTTGTCTAACCAGGTTGAAGTGGTTGCTAAGCCGTTAGAGAAGCAAAGTATTTGGACTCAGCTACTAGTTGCTAGCTTCCCTATTTTAGTCATCATTGCAGTATTTATGTTCTTTATGCGCCAGATGCAAGGTGGCTCGGGAGGTCGTGGTGGCCCAATGAGTTTTGGTAAAAGCAAGGCGCGCTTGCTAGGTGAAGATCAGATTAAAACCACCTTTGCTGATGTAGCAGGTGTTGATGAAGCCAAAGACGATGTTCAAGAGCTGGTAGAGTTCTTACGTGATCCAGGCAAGTTCAAGCGCTTAGGTGGTCGTATTCCTCGTGGCGTATTGATGGTAGGTTCGCCAGGTACAGGTAAGACACTATTAGCTAAAGCTATTGCGGGTGAAGCAAAGGTACCATTCTTTACTATCTCTGGCTCTGACTTTGTTGAAATGTTTGTTGGTGTTGGTGCTTCTCGCGTTCGCGATATGTTTGATCAGGCCAAGAAACAGTCTCCATGTATTATTTTTATTGATGAAATTGATGCAGTTGGTCGTCATCGTGGTGCTGGCCTGGGTGGCGGGCATGATGAAAGAGAGCAAACCCTTAACCAACTGCTAGTCGAAATGGATGGCTTTGAAGGTAATGAAGGTGTGATTGTCATTGCTGCAACAAACCGTCCAGATGTGCTTGATCCAGCGCTATTAAGGCCCGGCCGTTTTGATCGTCAAGTCGTTGTGCCTTTGCCTGATATTCGTGGTCGTGAACAAATCCTGAAAGTTCATATGCGAAAAGTGCCCTTAGCTGATGATGTTAACCCGTCTATTATTGCTCGTGGTACCCCTGGATTTTCAGGAGCTGACTTGGCCAATCTAGTTAATGAAGCTGCTTTATTTGCTGCAAGAGCGAACAGCCGCATCGTCTCAATGAAAGAGTTTGAGTTGGCCAAAGATAAAATCATGATGGGTGCTGAGCGCAAGTCCATGGTGATGAGTGAGAAAGAAAAGCTAAATACCGCTTATCATGAAGCTGGTCACGCGATTGTAGGAAGGTTGGTACCTGAGCATGACCCTGTTTATAAGGTGACTATTATTCCAAGAGGTAGGGCGCTGGGTGTTACCATGTTCCTGCCTGAAGAGGATCGTTATAGTCAAAGTAAGCAGGCACTTACTAGTCAGATATGTAGCTTGTTTGGCGGGCGAATTGCTGAAGAGATAACGCTTGGTGCTAATGGTGTTACTACTGGTGCCTCTAATGATATCCAGCGTGCAACTCAAATTGCTCGCAACATGGTCGCCAAGTGGGGCTTGTCTGAGAAGCTAGGCCCCTTGATGTATGATGAAGATGAAGGTGAAGTCTTTTTAGGGCGCAGCCAAGGTGGTTCTCGACTGAATGTGTCGCCTCAAACTGCAAGTATTATTGATGAGGAAGTGCGTTCTCTGATTGATGAGTGCTATGCAACAGCAGAAAAAATCCTCAAGGAGAACAGAGATAAGCTGGATTTAATGGCTGAAGCGCTGATGCAATATGAAACTATTGATACTCAGCAGATTGATGACATTATGGCTGGTAAAAAACCTCGTCCTCCTGCTGGCTGGCATGATGGAGACTCCTCTGGCGGGGGCGCTGTGACTGATCTTGATAAAAAGCCCGAAGATAAAGGGACTAAAGCACCAGACCCTTCTATAGGTGGACCTGCAGGCGAGCATTAG
- the glmM gene encoding phosphoglucosamine mutase, translating into MKKKYFGTDGIRGQVGKYPITPDFMLKLGWAAGKVFAQEGKGKILIGKDTRISGYMFEAALEAGLSAAGVDVSLLGPMPTPAIAYLTRTFNAHAGIVISASHNPYQDNGIKFFSATGTKLGDRVELAIEAMLEQEVKCVDSGLLGKATRINDAAGRYIEYCKGTVAGNLDLSGLKIVVDAANGATYHVGPAVFRELGAEVVSIGVEPNGININKNVGSTHLTALQQKVIEEKADLGIAFDGDGDRVMMVDHQGQAVDGDELLFIIASSQAHQQALHGGVVGTLMTNFGMELALSEMNIPFARAKVGDRYVNEMLLAKGWYLGGESSGHIICRDVATTGDGIVSALQVLKALQSRQLSLFEVKQQMCKFPQKMVNVKLTNKVDIAKNTQIQAAVSEVEAELSGKGRVLLRPSGTEPVIRVMVEGEDELKVNTLVSQLADAVKEAVVLE; encoded by the coding sequence ATGAAAAAAAAATACTTTGGAACTGATGGTATTAGAGGCCAGGTAGGGAAATATCCTATTACTCCAGACTTTATGTTAAAGCTGGGTTGGGCTGCAGGGAAAGTGTTTGCCCAAGAGGGCAAAGGTAAAATTTTAATTGGGAAGGATACGCGTATCTCAGGCTATATGTTTGAGGCAGCACTGGAAGCTGGTTTGTCAGCTGCAGGTGTTGATGTCAGCTTACTTGGTCCTATGCCTACCCCTGCCATTGCTTATTTAACCAGAACCTTTAATGCGCACGCTGGTATTGTTATTAGCGCATCCCACAATCCCTATCAGGATAATGGTATTAAATTTTTTTCCGCCACTGGAACTAAGCTGGGTGATCGTGTTGAGCTAGCTATTGAAGCAATGCTGGAGCAAGAGGTTAAATGTGTTGACTCTGGTTTGCTGGGAAAAGCTACGCGAATTAATGATGCTGCTGGCCGTTATATTGAGTATTGCAAAGGTACCGTGGCAGGTAATCTTGATCTTAGTGGGTTAAAAATTGTTGTCGATGCTGCCAATGGAGCTACCTATCATGTAGGGCCAGCTGTTTTTAGAGAGCTTGGGGCTGAGGTTGTATCAATAGGTGTGGAGCCAAATGGTATCAATATCAACAAGAACGTTGGCTCTACCCACTTAACTGCTTTGCAACAAAAAGTGATAGAAGAAAAAGCCGATCTTGGTATTGCTTTTGATGGTGATGGTGACCGGGTGATGATGGTTGATCATCAAGGGCAGGCTGTAGATGGTGATGAACTGTTATTTATTATTGCAAGCAGCCAGGCTCACCAGCAAGCATTGCATGGTGGGGTGGTCGGTACTTTGATGACTAACTTCGGTATGGAGTTAGCTCTGTCAGAAATGAATATACCTTTTGCCAGGGCCAAAGTAGGCGACCGATATGTAAATGAAATGTTGCTCGCAAAAGGCTGGTATCTGGGAGGAGAGTCTTCTGGTCATATTATTTGCCGAGATGTAGCTACAACTGGAGATGGTATCGTTTCTGCACTGCAGGTTCTAAAGGCACTGCAGTCAAGGCAGTTATCGTTGTTTGAAGTAAAACAGCAGATGTGTAAATTTCCACAGAAAATGGTTAATGTTAAGCTGACAAATAAAGTAGATATTGCCAAGAATACACAGATTCAAGCTGCGGTAAGTGAAGTGGAAGCTGAATTATCAGGAAAAGGACGAGTTTTATTAAGGCCTTCTGGCACAGAGCCAGTGATTAGGGTGATGGTTGAAGGTGAGGATGAGTTAAAAGTCAATACGCTGGTTAGCCAGCTTGCTGATGCAGTTAAAGAGGCGGTTGTGCTTGAGTAG
- the folP gene encoding dihydropteroate synthase, whose product MTQLLACGNRSLDLRQPHVMGILNVTPDSFYDGGAYKYLDQALVQAERMVKEGASIIDVGGESTRPGAKPVSASEELDRVIPVVEQISQQLDVIVSVDTSTPAVITEAANNGAGLINDVRALLRDGALQAAADTNLPVCLMHMQGEPGNMQSNPKYLSVVDDVKQFLLARIKACETIGISRSRLVLDPGFGFGKTVEHNFSLAKHLADLKNLELPILIGVSRKSMIGAALNKDVDERLYGTLAVNLWCYMQGGSIFRVHDVAATVDCLKLVQAIQEAN is encoded by the coding sequence ATGACTCAGCTATTAGCCTGTGGCAATCGCTCTCTTGATTTAAGACAGCCCCATGTAATGGGGATTCTCAATGTGACGCCAGACTCATTTTATGATGGGGGTGCCTATAAATACTTGGATCAGGCCTTAGTCCAGGCTGAGAGAATGGTAAAAGAAGGGGCTAGCATTATTGATGTTGGAGGTGAGTCAACACGGCCTGGTGCAAAACCTGTCAGTGCCTCAGAGGAGCTGGACAGAGTAATTCCTGTTGTTGAGCAAATTAGTCAGCAATTAGATGTGATTGTATCTGTAGATACCAGTACACCTGCTGTAATTACCGAAGCAGCTAATAACGGGGCAGGGCTAATTAATGATGTGAGGGCTTTACTGCGTGATGGTGCTTTACAAGCTGCAGCTGATACTAATCTGCCAGTTTGCTTAATGCATATGCAGGGTGAGCCTGGGAATATGCAGAGTAACCCGAAATACTTATCAGTAGTTGATGATGTAAAACAGTTTTTGCTGGCTAGAATCAAAGCTTGTGAAACAATTGGAATTAGTCGTTCACGGTTGGTTCTTGATCCAGGCTTTGGCTTTGGAAAAACTGTAGAACATAACTTTAGTTTGGCGAAACATTTAGCAGACTTGAAAAATCTTGAGCTTCCAATATTGATTGGAGTGTCAAGAAAATCCATGATTGGCGCTGCTTTGAATAAGGACGTAGATGAGCGGTTGTATGGTACGTTGGCAGTTAACCTTTGGTGCTACATGCAAGGTGGCAGTATTTTCAGGGTGCATGATGTAGCTGCGACTGTGGATTGTTTGAAGTTAGTCCAGGCTATTCAAGAGGCAAATTAG
- the nusA gene encoding transcription termination factor NusA has translation MSKEILLVVDSVSNEKGVPPEVIFEAIEVALATATKKRYDTEMDVRVAINRATGDYDTFRRWSVVEDEDFDSPGTQLTVDEAQEKDTSLHAGDYWEEQIESVEFGRIAAQTAKQVIVQKVREAERAQIVEAYREKLGELVSGTVKKVTRDNIIVDLGNNAEALLARDQLIPRESFRVGTRVRALLYDIRKENRGPQLMLSRACSEMLIELFKIEVPEIAEEVIEVKGAARDPGSRAKIAVKTNDGRIDPVGACVGMRGARVQAVSGELGNERIDIVLWDDNPAQLVINAMSPAEVASIIVDEDTHAMDIAVAEDNLAQAIGRNGQNVRLASELTGWTLNVMTEEEASKKQAQETGDIVGQFVQQLDVDQDVAELLVEEGFTSLEEVAYVPQEEMLEIDGFDEEIVNELRQRAKDKLLTQAIASEEQLESAQPAQDLLEMDGMDKHLAYELASKGIITMEDLAEQSIDDLLEIEGINEAQAGELIMTARAPWFEDGQQQ, from the coding sequence ATGAGTAAAGAGATTCTGTTAGTTGTCGACTCGGTATCCAATGAAAAAGGGGTACCGCCAGAAGTCATTTTTGAGGCAATTGAGGTTGCTTTGGCAACTGCAACCAAAAAACGCTATGACACTGAGATGGATGTCAGAGTTGCTATTAATCGTGCAACAGGCGACTACGACACTTTTCGTCGTTGGTCTGTTGTGGAAGATGAAGATTTTGACAGTCCAGGCACACAATTAACAGTTGATGAAGCTCAGGAAAAAGACACCTCACTGCATGCTGGTGATTACTGGGAAGAACAAATTGAATCTGTAGAGTTTGGCCGAATCGCTGCCCAAACGGCCAAGCAGGTTATTGTTCAGAAAGTAAGAGAGGCTGAGCGTGCTCAAATTGTTGAGGCCTACCGCGAAAAGTTAGGTGAGCTAGTCAGTGGCACAGTAAAAAAAGTAACTCGTGACAATATTATTGTTGATTTAGGTAATAATGCAGAAGCCTTATTAGCTAGAGATCAATTAATTCCTCGGGAGTCATTTCGGGTTGGTACGCGAGTGAGAGCGTTGCTCTATGATATTCGAAAAGAAAATCGAGGCCCGCAACTAATGCTGAGCAGAGCCTGCTCTGAGATGCTGATTGAGCTATTCAAAATTGAAGTACCTGAAATAGCAGAAGAAGTGATTGAAGTTAAAGGCGCAGCTAGAGATCCAGGTTCCAGAGCGAAAATTGCAGTTAAAACCAATGATGGTCGCATTGACCCTGTCGGTGCTTGTGTGGGTATGCGTGGTGCCAGAGTGCAAGCTGTCTCAGGAGAACTGGGTAATGAGCGGATTGATATCGTGCTTTGGGATGACAACCCAGCTCAGCTAGTTATCAACGCAATGTCTCCTGCAGAGGTGGCGTCGATTATTGTAGATGAAGATACTCACGCAATGGATATCGCTGTAGCAGAAGATAACTTGGCTCAGGCAATTGGTCGTAATGGTCAGAATGTTCGGCTGGCTAGTGAGCTAACTGGTTGGACCCTCAATGTTATGACTGAAGAAGAGGCGAGTAAAAAACAAGCTCAAGAAACCGGTGATATTGTTGGTCAGTTTGTTCAGCAGTTGGATGTGGATCAAGATGTTGCTGAACTATTGGTTGAAGAAGGCTTTACCAGCCTTGAAGAAGTGGCCTATGTGCCGCAGGAAGAAATGTTGGAAATTGATGGTTTTGATGAAGAGATTGTCAACGAGCTGCGTCAACGGGCAAAAGACAAACTACTCACCCAGGCAATTGCTTCTGAAGAACAGCTAGAAAGTGCTCAGCCAGCGCAAGATTTATTAGAAATGGATGGTATGGATAAACACTTGGCTTATGAGTTAGCCAGTAAAGGAATTATCACCATGGAAGATCTTGCTGAACAATCAATTGATGATTTATTAGAGATTGAAGGCATTAATGAGGCACAAGCTGGTGAATTAATTATGACTGCGCGAGCGCCGTGGTTTGAAGACGGGCAGCAACAGTAA
- the rimP gene encoding ribosome maturation factor RimP, protein MSKQHDALAELIKPTIESLGFELWGIEFFSQGKHSKLRVFIENEAGISLEDCEQVSRQVSSILDVEDPIVGEYTLEVSSPGLDRRLFELAHFQRFTGSKVSLKLSAPFEGKRKFVGRINGIEDEDIVLQVDEHEYLLPITSIEKANIVPEF, encoded by the coding sequence GTGAGCAAACAACATGATGCGTTAGCAGAGTTGATCAAGCCTACTATTGAAAGTTTGGGCTTTGAGCTTTGGGGGATAGAATTTTTTTCCCAGGGCAAACACTCTAAACTACGAGTTTTTATTGAAAACGAAGCTGGCATTAGCTTAGAAGACTGTGAACAAGTTAGCCGACAGGTAAGTAGTATTCTTGATGTTGAAGATCCAATTGTTGGTGAGTATACCTTAGAAGTTTCTTCACCTGGGCTTGATCGGCGGTTGTTTGAATTAGCTCATTTTCAACGTTTCACTGGTAGCAAAGTCAGTTTGAAATTAAGTGCTCCTTTTGAGGGGAAGCGTAAGTTTGTTGGCAGGATCAATGGCATAGAAGATGAAGATATCGTGTTGCAAGTTGATGAGCATGAGTATCTATTGCCAATAACTTCAATCGAAAAGGCTAATATTGTTCCTGAGTTTTGA
- the secG gene encoding preprotein translocase subunit SecG produces the protein METLILIGHVLAALALIGLILLQQGKGAEAGASFGGGASQTIFGSQGAGNFLTRVTAILATVFFITSFSLALFAKHKADEGVTDPLENAVINEQPAVETDVPTLDGSVEKKSSENDVPALDVEGANEAESTPASEGSNSSDKAGAEQAESSSTTVTAEPTENPSSEVNSEQ, from the coding sequence ATGGAGACATTAATTTTAATCGGTCATGTGTTGGCTGCGTTGGCCTTGATTGGCTTAATCCTATTACAACAGGGTAAAGGCGCGGAGGCAGGTGCGTCATTTGGTGGCGGGGCGTCGCAAACCATTTTTGGTAGTCAGGGAGCTGGTAACTTTTTAACAAGAGTGACGGCTATTTTGGCAACCGTATTTTTTATCACTAGCTTTTCCCTTGCGTTATTTGCAAAACACAAAGCAGATGAAGGTGTTACTGATCCATTAGAGAATGCAGTGATTAATGAACAGCCTGCAGTTGAAACAGATGTGCCTACTTTGGATGGAAGTGTAGAGAAAAAATCTTCAGAAAACGATGTGCCAGCGCTTGACGTAGAGGGGGCAAATGAAGCAGAATCTACCCCCGCTTCTGAGGGGAGTAATTCTTCAGATAAGGCTGGTGCAGAGCAAGCTGAGTCAAGTAGCACTACAGTTACAGCAGAGCCTACAGAAAACCCTTCATCTGAAGTGAATTCTGAACAGTAA